The segment GCCAAGCCCTCGGACTGGGACAAGTATCCTGATGCAACGGCCAAGACCAAGGCCATGGACAAGACAGCAACCGACAAGGCCATGAAAGCTGCCGCAAAACCGGCTTCCAAGCCTGCTTCCAAGAAGTACTCCATCAAGAAACCTGCGGCCCCGGCTGGCAAGGCCGCCTACGACAAGGCGCTGAAGTTGATCCTGGCGGGCAAGACCGAATCCGGGCGCAACGGCATGGAAGCTTTTTTGAAGTCCAATCCCAAAAGTACCCTGGCCCCCAATGCTCATTATTGGCTGGGTGAGAGCTGGTACCATCAGAAGAGATATGCCGAGTCCATCGTGGCCTTCAAGCAGGTCCACCAGCAGTATCCCAAGCACGACAAGGCTGCCGCCGCGCTGCTCAAGATTGGCTATGCCTATGCCGCACTGGGAGACCGGGACAATGCTCGGTTTTATCTGGAAGTGCTGACTCAGGATTATCCCAAGTCCGAGCCTGCTTCATTGGCTCGCAACCGCTTGAAGAAGCTCAAGTAGCCCGGAGGTCCGGAATGGACTCCGCGCGTCTCAAGGAATTTCGCGCCGCCCTGGCGATCAAGCACACTCCGTATATTGGGCCCCGTACCTGGGCCAAGCTCCTTGCGGCCTATGGCGGGGCGGCTCATGCCTATGACAGAGCATCGCGCTGGCGGATGGACAAGGTCGTCTCCGTAAAGGGCTGTGAGGCTTTTAAAGCCGGAGCCTACAAGGCCGCTGCTCGTGCCGAATTCGATGTCGCCACCAAGCAATCCTGTTCCCTCGTATTATGGACTGATCCCGAGTATTCCAGGCGTTTGCGCCAGATACCGGACCCCCCTCTGTTTCTGTACTGCATCGGGCGCAAGGATTTGCTGGCCGGTCCTTCCGTGGCTGTCGTGGGATCGCGTAACTGCACGGGGCGAGGGCTGGCCGTGGCCTCGCGCATCTGTTCCGGGCTTGCCGAAGCAGGGGTAACGGTCGTTTCGGGCATGGCCTGGGGCATTGATCGTCAGGCCCATCTCGCAGGGTTGTCCGGTGCCGGATCATCCATCGCCGTGTTGGGGACGGGGCTGGATCGGGTCTATCCACCTGAGAATACAGACCTCTTCGAACGGCTGTGTCAATCTGGATTGGTGGTTACCGAATTTGCTCCGGGCACCGTGCCTGAAGCCAGGAATTTTCCGTATCGTAATCGGATTGTCTCGGGCCTGTCTTTGGGGGTTGTGGTGGTGGAAGCCGCCATGAAGAGCGGAAGCCGCATCACCGCCCGGCTGGGGCTGGAGCAGGGGCGTGATGTCTATGCCGTGCAAGGGCCCGAGGGAAGTTCCACCTTTGAAGGCTGTAATGATCTTGTGGAACAGGGGGCGCAACCCGTGACCAGTGCGGGAGAAGTCATCCTTGATTTGGCTGTGCTGATCAAGGCCGATGCCGAGCAACTCACGCCCGAACCCCGGGCCGTTTCAGTTACCCAACATATCCCTTTTGAGCATGAAGCCATGCACCCTACAGGCAAAGGTTCAGACACACCCATGCCTGAGCCTCCGGCCATAAGCCCGGTCGTTGCTTCCTGTTCTGCCGGATCTCCAATGGATGAGTGCGATCCCGTGGACCCTGATCAGCGGGCCATTATCGAAGTGCTTTCGGGGGCGGAGCGGGTGCATATTGACGAATTGACTCGCACATTAGGCTGGGATCAGGGGCGCACGGGGCGTACGCTCACCTTGCTGGAGGTCGTCGGAACGGTACGCCAGTGGCCCGGCATGTGCTACAGCTTGAGTTAGGTCAGGTGGTGTTGCCGGGCATCACGTATGACCCTTTCGCCTTTTCTCCCTGCAAGGACAAAAGAAGGGCCGCCGGGCAAGGGCGGCCCCGAGGGTGGGGATGTCCGGAAGTGGACTGTGGAGTCGTGGTGTGTGGCATTGTCTCGGCGCGGTCAGTTGCCGACAACCACCGTCCTAGCCTCGTCCGTTGACGGAGAAGTGTCGGTTGCGCGAAGAATTTGTGTTGAATAGTCGGTATGGATTGCAGGAGTCGATGATGTCGCTCCGATGCGTTGAAATTGGAGAGGAAGTTTGACTGTCAGGGATTATGAACTGCCGGATACGGCTTTGGCCTTTTTGGGGCACATGGATGTGGAAAAGGGCTACAGCCCGGCCACAGTGGCAGCCTATGCGCGTGATCTGGAACAGTTTCAGGGCTATCTGGAATCGCGGGAATTGACTCTGGACAATCCCGGAGCCATTACCCGGTCCCATGTGCGAGGCTTCATGGCTGATTTGCATCGCCAGCGTACGGCCAAATCCTCTGTGGCTCGGAAACTGTCCTCTCTGCGGTCATTGTTCAAATATCTCGCCAAGTCCGGCCTGGTTGCGTCCAATCCCGTAGCCGGAGTCAAGAATCCCAAGCAGGAACAGCGCCATCCCAAGGCTTTGAATGTAGATCAGGCATTGGCATTAATGGTGGCGGGCGTACCGGACGGTCCGCGAGGACTTCGCGATCTGGCCTTGGCCGAAGTACTCTATGGTTCGGGGCTGCGTGTGTCCGAGGCCCTTGGGCTGGACTTGGATGATGTGGACCTGAATTCCTCGGTGGTGCGGGTCATGGGCAAGGGGTCCAAGGAGCGGGTCTCCCCATTGTCGGATGCCGGGCGTGAGCGCTTGCGGACTTATATGGCTGAGCGGGGAGAGTTTACTGCCAGCGTCACGGAGAAGGCTCTGTTTCTGGGGGACAAGGGCGCGCGGCTTCAACGGAGGCAGGCGAACAGGATTCTTGAACGTCTGGCAAAGTTGGCCGGATTGCCGGAGCATGTGCATCCACACATGCTGCGCCACAGTTTTGCCACACACCTGCTGGAATCGGGTGCGGATCTACGGAGTGTTCAGGAACTATTGGGGCATGAACGATTGACCACGACTCAGCGCTATACACATCTGACGCTGGATAAGCTGATGCGGGTTTATGACAACGCGCATCCCAAGTCGGGAGCCAGGCGAAAAAAGAAATGATTTTGGTGGCTGAGGGCTAGTCCTCGACAGCGAGTACGTCACCCAGGCTGGCGCCCAGGATTTTCCCTGGCCATTTGTAAAAGCAGAATCCGAAACCATCGATTTCGGAGGCAATGCGCTTTTGGCCACCCTTGGAAAAGGGCAGGTGCGAAGGCAGCAGTGATCCCTTGACGAGCTGCATGTGCCCGAAGAGGTAAAGGATGTTGAAGGGGACCAGTTTTTCAGGCATGGCGTTTTTTTCAACCACCAGATAAGTCTTGGGAAAGTTTGAACCCGAGTAGGTCTTATAAAGCTGCATTCACCTCGCTCCCACGCGAAATCGTTCAACATCCGTTCCCGCTCCCCATCTTGATCCAGACGTGTTGCCAGTATCATGGAACGGATAAAGAAGACGCAATGTTTCTTTTGTGCGTGTGAAGTTATCTTAAAAGTGACATACGCGCAATGGAGCGATGAACCTCATTGGCAAATATTGGCTTTGTGTTCGCCTACTGGGGGACAACATCGAGGATTTCGAATCCGAAAGTGGGGTCCGTGACGCGACGCATGGAGCCAATAATCTCCTGAATCACGACTTCACCAATTTTCCAGATATCCACACCTTGCCGGACGCAGCCCGTGCGTGCCGTGTCCCCACGCCCCATGGTTGCATGCATATGTAGGCTGGCGACGCCTGCTTCATTGGGGAACAGTGTGCCCATTGCCGCCACTTCATGTACTCCTTCAAGTGTATGCAGTATGGGGGTGATGGTCGCTGCCGCGCCGTCCTCGGGGCCGACGACCAGTGTGCCGCCGCCAATGCCGCCGATCATGATCACCACGCCTCGGGCAATATTCTTGTCTCTTGCGAACTGCTCAATGCAGTCAGGAACGCGGTCGCCGTCTTCAAGGCGGAGTACGAATACCCTGCCCATTTTTCCTTCTGATGCCTGCATGAGTTCTCCCCGTGCTTTGCGTGTTGGGTTAATCCTGAGACGGTTGGCCTGAACGTTCGCTGTGATTCACGACGATATCATGGCCTTCCATCAGGCTCAGGTACGGCGTGATGGTTGATGCCGCCATTGTTACGATCTGGGGGCTGCATGTTCTGTCGAGCTTTTTGACAGGCTCGCTTATCTCGATTTCTCTTCGCAGCCGAAGGCATACGAACAGTATGTGCACCGAGGTCCCGGCATGGCTTCAAAGCGCGAGCAGCTGAGCATGTGGCGAACGACAAAGCGCACCATGGCCGGGGCGTATTCGCACACCGCAGTCTCTCTGGTCTCTTCACCAACTTTGGGCCCGAATAGCGAACGTTCCTGGCCGTTGTCGCGTAGTTCAACCCAGGCTGCGTTGTGCGGGGCCGCGCCTTTGTCCTGAAGGAACAGCCAGGAATAGAGGGGAAGCTGGACACTGTTCAGCCGCTTAGCCAGCAGGGGCAACGGATCGGCGTCACCCGCCCGCCAAGCTAGAATTTCCTGCCAGAATTCAGTGTCTGACCACAGGGACTGGGCCGGTGGCATGACTGCCCCTGTCTTGTAATCCAGAATGACGTGTCCTTCGGGGCGCTGGTCAACCCGATCGAAAAATCCGTGCACCGTTAGCAGGGTGCCATCCATGTCCAGGTTCGCCTGATGGCGCTTTTCCAGAGCCAGAATGGTGGTGTCGCCCGATTCGTCGATGAATCTCGCCAGCCGTTGCCTTCCCGATGCCACAAGTCCACGGCGCATGTCATAGGGCATCTGGCGGAAGAATTCTTCATTTTCCAGCCGTTCCGAAAACAGGTCCTGGAGAGGGCGGGGGTCGAGGCTGGAGATGTCCATGCGCTGGTTCAGATACGGGTGGAAGAATTCGTTGAGTACCGCATGGACCAGTTGCCCCAATCCTGCGGGATCGCCAGCTTCACTGACTTCGTCGGGCTCGCGTAAAGGGGTCAGACGTTCATGGAAGAAACGCGCCGGACAGTGCAGATAGCTGTCCAGGAACGTGGCCGAAAGGTCGGTGGTCCGCAGGACGTGGTCCAGCTTGTTCTGGATGGTCTCTGTCTTGTCGATGCCATACTGCACTTCGGGAATGCCTGCCACAGGAAGGGTGATGGATGTCAGCAGCTTGCCATCCGGTTGGACGACCTGGCCTCTTCGTTTTTCCTCGTCCCAGAGAAGTTGCTCCACGAATCGGCTGCGTACGGCCTTGCCCGCACCCGGGCCTGCTCCATCCGCACCGGATTGGTAGAAGATGCAGGCTTCGTCAGCGCCAGCGATGAGGCGGTGGAAATTGTAGGCTGCCACCAGACTGCGGTGTCGTCCATCAGGCAGGCCCAACAGACTGCGCAACGGATCAGGCAACAACGGATCGTAGGCGGGAGTGCCGGGGAGTTTGTCCTCGGTGGCGTCCAGCACCATGACCCGCGAAAAACGCAGCAGGCGCGATTCCAGCATCCCCATCACCTGCAGACCGGTGAGGGGTTCGGCCTCAAAGGGCACGCGTTCGGCTTCGAGCAATTGGCGCAAAATGGAAAAGAGTACCGAACGGCCATACCTGTCGTGGCTGATGCTGCTGTCAGTAATAGCAGGGACCACGGCGGAGGACAGGCGGAACAGGCACTCTGCGTCAATGGGGAAACGGTGCCAGTTTTCCACTCCATGCTCGGGGACCAGCGTCCGGGCCAGTGTGAGCAGGGCCTGACCCAGTTCTGCCAAAGTGCTGGCGCTCTCGAAAGCGTCAAGGCAACCATTAAGGACGCTGCGCACGGCTTCCATGGCGTGCTCCGGGGAAACTCCCGGCGGCAAAGCTCCTTCGGGCAGGGATTCCCAATCCGGTTCCCATTCGCGTGGATCCAGATATTTTCCGCCACGGCGGACAAAGCGTTCCAGCTCGCGCAACATGCCCCGCACGGGCACTCCGGGCAGTGGTTCCAGCATTTTGACGTAGGGATGGCGGATCAGGGCGATGACCTCACGCCAGTAGTAGCGGCCCGGTTCGGCGGCGGTTTCCTGAAGCCGCAGCACCGTCTCGATGAGTCGGAACAGGCTTGAGCGGGAGAGAGGATAACCCATTGAAATATTGACATCTTTCTCGGGCAAATGATGGAGTACGGGCATCAGGCAGGACGTGTCGGGGATGACCACAGCGGTGTCCGAGCGCTCAGAGACGTCCAACTCGTCCGAGAGTCGTGAGAGTTGGGAGTGCAGGTCGAAGCCTTCGAAAAATCGCAGAGTCGGCCGTCGGGTGCCCATATCTGGCCCGAAGTGTTGTATCTCCGTATCCCACAAGCGTAACCAGCGGACATGCTCGGCGCAGGCCCAGTGGGTCTGTGCAGGCCGCTCGGCCAGAGCCGGGTCCGTGTGCAGGATGATCTCCGCCCCTTGCTGCCATAAGGCTTTGAAAATGGCTTCCTCTGCACCGGTCAGAGCATAGAAACCAACGATGAAGACTGTGCGTTGCTGCTCCTGCGTAGCGGCCTTGTCGGCGTGCGTCATGACTGCGCGGGCATCAAGTCCGGGGGTGGTCCATCCTCTCTCTGCCAGGGCTGCTTCGTATCCGGCGCTGATGTCGCCCAATTGTTCCAGCAGGGCAGCAGGGAGTTCCTGCACCTCACTGGTCATGTGGCTCAGGTTGGCAGGGGTGATTCCGTGCCGCGCCAGTTCTTCCATAAGGTCAGCCAGCAGCCGCCCCCACGGGAAGAAATGTTCACGCTCCAGAGGTAGATTACCCAGCAGACCCCGACCTTCACGCCGGAGATTTTCGACAACACCGTACAGCAGACCGGCACGGTCCAAAGGTCCAGCAGTGATCAGGGGACGAGGATCAATAATTCGCCGCAGGCCGGGCAGCCATTCATTGACGGAGACCATGTTCGGCAGGAATAGGGGTTTGGAAAAACGCGGGTCGCGGCCCAGACGTTCCATGAGGTGGCGGCGTGGTCGCTGGTGCGGGAAGATGACCAACGTGTCGCGCATGTCGCCACCCGTGCGTTCCAGAAGCAGGTCGATCAGGGCTCCGATGCAGTCGCTACGCCAGTCGATGAGGGTGAAGGGCGTAGTCATGACTCATCCTCCACATCCAATTCAGTGAGCATTAGATATTCATGCTTGAGCAGCAACTCGGCGAAGATTCCGTTGCCGGGGATCAATGCGCCGCTGAATGAACCGTCATAGATCTGAGTGTAACCGCAGGATGGGGAGCGGGACTTGAGAATGGCATGGGTGGCGCCGAACAATTGCGATAGGCGGAGGGCCTCGGCAGCACCGCGGGTAAAGGCTTCCGTCAGGTTCTGGCCTTCTGTGTTCATTACGCGTCCCTGTTGCAGTTCACAGCAGGCTCGTGGGGTGGGAAGCCCTCCCAGTTGTTCCGGGCACACGGGCAGGGCGCGCCCCTGGCGCAGGAGTTCCAGAACAGTCTCAACGGGCGTGGATTGTCCGTCGTAGCGGCAGTTCACCCCGGCCAGACAGGCGCTGACGAGGTAGCGCTTGTTATTCTTCAGGGGATTGTCGGTCATGGCCGTACCTCTGTAAGGCTTCGTTGGTCCAGATAGACGATGACGGCGCGCATGGTTGGAGCCACATTGTCCATGGCAGCCAGAAGCTTCATGTAGCGCCGGACCTGATCCCTGTGCGCCGGATCCGGGGTGCCGGTCTTGTATTCCACGACGATGGTCTCGTCCGGGTCCAGCACCAGCAGGTCGGGGCGATGTTCGTTGCCCTCGGCATCCAGGATGGGACACTCGGGCAATCCGCGTTTCACCCAGCCTTGGAAATTGGGAAGCTCAACGGCCCAGCGGAGTATGCCTTCCACTTCGGCCTGGATGGTTGACCGGGATTCGTCGCCCGGGGGCAGGATATCGGCATGGGTGCTGATGGCAGCGCGAACAGCCTGTGTGGTGTCGGCGATGCCGGATGAGCCCAGCCGGTCCATGGCATCGTGAATCAGTGTGCCACGTGCGCGGGCGTCATAGGTGGGGCCACCGCCCAGCAGGGCGTCCAGAGGGGCATCCAGTGCAAAATGACGGTGAATTTTCAGGCGGGGCAGCCAGGACATGGGTGCCTCGGGTTCGCCGCTGATCGCTGGATCGGAGGGGGCGAGGCTGGCTTCGGTACTGTCCTGATCGCCTTGTGCGAGGGCCTTGTCGCTGGCTTCGGGGCGTTGACCGTGTTCATAGACTGGATGGCTCCCGCTTTCGTCAAAGGGATGATGGGCCAGCAGAATTTCCAGGGCCTTTACAAAGGGGCGGATTTTGGTGCGGGAGCTACCGGTCAGCAGGGCATAGAGCTCTTCTTCCGGGCGGGTCCAGGCCACGTACAGCAGGTTCAGCTGCTCCAGCAGGGTGCGTGAGGCCAGCTCCCAGTATGTGTCGTCCATTTCCTTGCATGGGGGAGCCAGTAGGCGCATGCCCTGAAATTCAAAGGGCACAGGGGCGTCGCCGGTGCTGAATCGCCAGTGATGGAAGGGTACGACCACCACCGGGAACTGCAGGCCTTTGGATTGGTGCATGGTCATGATTCGCACGGCGTCTACCGTGTCGGGCAGAGGTACCTTTTCCTCTCCACCGCTGGCGTCCCAGTATTCCAGGAAAGCGGCGATGGACTGCCGCCCGACTTGTTCGGCGGCGTGCACCACCTCCATGAAGCGGCGCACGAAGGCTGCGTCCTGCGGATGGCGCTCCAGCACGCCGAAGTCGGCTACGGCCTCGGTGACCATGTCGTATGGCGTCATGAAACCGGCTTTTTTCACGTAGCGAGAGACGAAGCGCGCTGAAATTTCGGGGAAATCCTTCTGGAACTTTGGGTAGAGGGAGCCACGATCCCTCTCTGCCAGCCAGTTGGTGAGATCATCTTTGGCGATTCCGGCGCGGCTCAGGAAGATTTCATCGCCGGACAGGAATTCCCATAGAGCCAGGTCGTCCAGCGGATAGTCAAGAAAACGGAGCAGAGCCGTCAACTGTCGCACCAGCGGATGTTCGGCAAGGCGCAGGCTGTTTTCGGTGATGACGGGGATGCCCCAATCAATGAGCCAGCTTGCCACCAGTGCGGCCTCGCTGTTGGAACGCACCAGTACGGCCATATCCGCCGGGCGTCGGCGGGTGGTCAAATCCTCGAACAGGGATTGCATCTCTCGGCGGACGGCCTCCATCAGGTCATCCTTTGTCTCGGCCTCGATACGGGACAGGCGCACATAGCCAGTGGCCTTGTAGGTCTTGTTCGGGATTTTTTGAGCGGCTCCGGCAAAAGCGGTCTCTATGGCTGTACCCAGTTGGTGCATGGCCGGTTCGGGCGCATTGCCCAGCATGGCCTCGGCCATGGCAAAAGCCGTATCCGGCTCTTCCAATGGGCCAAAGAGGGCATTGTTGAACTGGATGATTTCCGGTCGGCTGCGCCAGTTATGGGGCAGGGTGCTTGTCTGGACCGAGGTCATGGCGGTCAGCGAGGGCTGGGTCATGACCTCGTCGAAAAGTCGTGCGTCGCCGCCTCGCCAGCCGTAGATGGCCTGTTTGACATCGCCGACAAGGAAGGTCCCCCCCCCTTGGACAGGCATTCCTCGGCCAGGGGACTCATGGCTCCCCATTGGTCACGGCTGGTATCCTGAAATTCGTCCACCAGCATATAGCGCAGGCGGGCACCCATGCGGCAGAAGGCATCAGGTACGCCGAATTCCCCGGCCAGCAGGCCACAGGCAATGCCGGGGCAGATGGCAGAGAGCAGGACATTACGCTCGCGCATGACCCGGATGGTTTCGGCAGCAACAAGGTCCGCCAGACGGATGAAGCCTGACCAATTGCGGGCGCTCTCCAGCAGTTTGCGGCCACGCCGGTATTCCTCATGGGCCATTTGCAGGTTGGCATAGGCCAGTTCCTGTTGCGATCCCACGGCCCCCAGTGACGATTTGTTTACGCAGGCTTCAAAGGTGTCCTTCTCGATCATGGTCGAGGTGGGAACAGGGTCGTGTTCGCCGTGGGTCAGGCACTTGTCCAGGAAGTTGAGGAAATGCTTTTTGACGTTCAACCCTTCAAGCACCGGAGGGAAGGCTTGAGCCGCGATCAGGAAATCCTGGCGCAGCGGGGCGATGGACCGGTGCAGAAGTTCGGGGTCGGTAATGTATTCGGTTCTGTCCGTCAGTCGGAAACGCAACAGTTCCAGCAGGCGTGTGCGAAACCCGTTGCCGGGCATGAAGCCGGGGCGGTTTTCCAGGCGCAACATGGTGGAGAGTGCT is part of the Desulfovibrio ferrophilus genome and harbors:
- the ybgF gene encoding tol-pal system protein YbgF — protein: MVRFVIVATTLVALLMTCGCSARSSSESASGASEEWRLRNLEEKSLQFQNAQMELASRLNSLEGRVQDLEAAPRLGEQDIRPQETKPEPLMTSDDLPTPGPVMKKEEPAKPSDWDKYPDATAKTKAMDKTATDKAMKAAAKPASKPASKKYSIKKPAAPAGKAAYDKALKLILAGKTESGRNGMEAFLKSNPKSTLAPNAHYWLGESWYHQKRYAESIVAFKQVHQQYPKHDKAAAALLKIGYAYAALGDRDNARFYLEVLTQDYPKSEPASLARNRLKKLK
- a CDS encoding PD-(D/E)XK nuclease family protein — its product is MTTPFTLIDWRSDCIGALIDLLLERTGGDMRDTLVIFPHQRPRRHLMERLGRDPRFSKPLFLPNMVSVNEWLPGLRRIIDPRPLITAGPLDRAGLLYGVVENLRREGRGLLGNLPLEREHFFPWGRLLADLMEELARHGITPANLSHMTSEVQELPAALLEQLGDISAGYEAALAERGWTTPGLDARAVMTHADKAATQEQQRTVFIVGFYALTGAEEAIFKALWQQGAEIILHTDPALAERPAQTHWACAEHVRWLRLWDTEIQHFGPDMGTRRPTLRFFEGFDLHSQLSRLSDELDVSERSDTAVVIPDTSCLMPVLHHLPEKDVNISMGYPLSRSSLFRLIETVLRLQETAAEPGRYYWREVIALIRHPYVKMLEPLPGVPVRGMLRELERFVRRGGKYLDPREWEPDWESLPEGALPPGVSPEHAMEAVRSVLNGCLDAFESASTLAELGQALLTLARTLVPEHGVENWHRFPIDAECLFRLSSAVVPAITDSSISHDRYGRSVLFSILRQLLEAERVPFEAEPLTGLQVMGMLESRLLRFSRVMVLDATEDKLPGTPAYDPLLPDPLRSLLGLPDGRHRSLVAAYNFHRLIAGADEACIFYQSGADGAGPGAGKAVRSRFVEQLLWDEEKRRGQVVQPDGKLLTSITLPVAGIPEVQYGIDKTETIQNKLDHVLRTTDLSATFLDSYLHCPARFFHERLTPLREPDEVSEAGDPAGLGQLVHAVLNEFFHPYLNQRMDISSLDPRPLQDLFSERLENEEFFRQMPYDMRRGLVASGRQRLARFIDESGDTTILALEKRHQANLDMDGTLLTVHGFFDRVDQRPEGHVILDYKTGAVMPPAQSLWSDTEFWQEILAWRAGDADPLPLLAKRLNSVQLPLYSWLFLQDKGAAPHNAAWVELRDNGQERSLFGPKVGEETRETAVCEYAPAMVRFVVRHMLSCSRFEAMPGPRCTYCSYAFGCEEKSR
- a CDS encoding UvrD-helicase domain-containing protein; the encoded protein is MPVQGGGTFLVGDVKQAIYGWRGGDARLFDEVMTQPSLTAMTSVQTSTLPHNWRSRPEIIQFNNALFGPLEEPDTAFAMAEAMLGNAPEPAMHQLGTAIETAFAGAAQKIPNKTYKATGYVRLSRIEAETKDDLMEAVRREMQSLFEDLTTRRRPADMAVLVRSNSEAALVASWLIDWGIPVITENSLRLAEHPLVRQLTALLRFLDYPLDDLALWEFLSGDEIFLSRAGIAKDDLTNWLAERDRGSLYPKFQKDFPEISARFVSRYVKKAGFMTPYDMVTEAVADFGVLERHPQDAAFVRRFMEVVHAAEQVGRQSIAAFLEYWDASGGEEKVPLPDTVDAVRIMTMHQSKGLQFPVVVVPFHHWRFSTGDAPVPFEFQGMRLLAPPCKEMDDTYWELASRTLLEQLNLLYVAWTRPEEELYALLTGSSRTKIRPFVKALEILLAHHPFDESGSHPVYEHGQRPEASDKALAQGDQDSTEASLAPSDPAISGEPEAPMSWLPRLKIHRHFALDAPLDALLGGGPTYDARARGTLIHDAMDRLGSSGIADTTQAVRAAISTHADILPPGDESRSTIQAEVEGILRWAVELPNFQGWVKRGLPECPILDAEGNEHRPDLLVLDPDETIVVEYKTGTPDPAHRDQVRRYMKLLAAMDNVAPTMRAVIVYLDQRSLTEVRP
- a CDS encoding UvrD-helicase domain-containing protein, yielding MLEQVKASAGSGKTYALTARFLGLLLGSSSGTLPAVCGQASTEDYGWPEILAVTFTNKAAAEMKERVIGSLKDRALGNTDGPATACQPEVAALWLERILRHYHQLNIRTIDSLLTLIMRIFALEVGVAPDFEMLFDPAELFDEAFDSIALRAEAADGEERQLLETALSTMLRLENRPGFMPGNGFRTRLLELLRFRLTDRTEYITDPELLHRSIAPLRQDFLIAAQAFPPVLEGLNVKKHFLNFLDKCLTHGEHDPVPTSTMIEKDTFEACVNKSSLGAVGSQQELAYANLQMAHEEYRRGRKLLESARNWSGFIRLADLVAAETIRVMRERNVLLSAICPGIACGLLAGEFGVPDAFCRMGARLRYMLVDEFQDTSRDQWGAMSPLAEECLSKGGGPSLSAMSNRPSTAGEAATHDFSTRS
- a CDS encoding tyrosine recombinase XerC, whose product is MDVEKGYSPATVAAYARDLEQFQGYLESRELTLDNPGAITRSHVRGFMADLHRQRTAKSSVARKLSSLRSLFKYLAKSGLVASNPVAGVKNPKQEQRHPKALNVDQALALMVAGVPDGPRGLRDLALAEVLYGSGLRVSEALGLDLDDVDLNSSVVRVMGKGSKERVSPLSDAGRERLRTYMAERGEFTASVTEKALFLGDKGARLQRRQANRILERLAKLAGLPEHVHPHMLRHSFATHLLESGADLRSVQELLGHERLTTTQRYTHLTLDKLMRVYDNAHPKSGARRKKK
- a CDS encoding PPC domain-containing DNA-binding protein; this translates as MQASEGKMGRVFVLRLEDGDRVPDCIEQFARDKNIARGVVIMIGGIGGGTLVVGPEDGAAATITPILHTLEGVHEVAAMGTLFPNEAGVASLHMHATMGRGDTARTGCVRQGVDIWKIGEVVIQEIIGSMRRVTDPTFGFEILDVVPQ
- the dprA gene encoding DNA-processing protein DprA: MDSARLKEFRAALAIKHTPYIGPRTWAKLLAAYGGAAHAYDRASRWRMDKVVSVKGCEAFKAGAYKAAARAEFDVATKQSCSLVLWTDPEYSRRLRQIPDPPLFLYCIGRKDLLAGPSVAVVGSRNCTGRGLAVASRICSGLAEAGVTVVSGMAWGIDRQAHLAGLSGAGSSIAVLGTGLDRVYPPENTDLFERLCQSGLVVTEFAPGTVPEARNFPYRNRIVSGLSLGVVVVEAAMKSGSRITARLGLEQGRDVYAVQGPEGSSTFEGCNDLVEQGAQPVTSAGEVILDLAVLIKADAEQLTPEPRAVSVTQHIPFEHEAMHPTGKGSDTPMPEPPAISPVVASCSAGSPMDECDPVDPDQRAIIEVLSGAERVHIDELTRTLGWDQGRTGRTLTLLEVVGTVRQWPGMCYSLS
- a CDS encoding DUF523 domain-containing protein is translated as MTDNPLKNNKRYLVSACLAGVNCRYDGQSTPVETVLELLRQGRALPVCPEQLGGLPTPRACCELQQGRVMNTEGQNLTEAFTRGAAEALRLSQLFGATHAILKSRSPSCGYTQIYDGSFSGALIPGNGIFAELLLKHEYLMLTELDVEDES